A genomic window from Purpureocillium takamizusanense chromosome 2, complete sequence includes:
- a CDS encoding uncharacterized protein (COG:S~EggNog:ENOG503PEJI), whose translation MLLQAMAGFRSIGAPEQSVTHAFQFVTNLFLYNDLVRSTSLRTTTFSDFYLAQGHIDPAGVAGVAGVAGVAGPCGNAGDRDLRRFVFPRLITRITAGDLTVTDQEIAEWDGALGWLPSFSLAPPLDLDPYEHIPTASRDIVTNPRYRRLESFTCPNEWIEQRITSELYRIAGTIYRKQCVARVEGPFSTRPWTDDAWMGNLPLWAVQLIDLLPPDSAFQNTLLWPIGIVAKELTAIHDVERASITRALEALEKRFQMRHFLRARQHLHAHWAMCDQGYAFNGGDILCG comes from the coding sequence ATGCTTCTCCAGGCTATGGCTGGTTTCCGCAGTATCGGCGCCCCGGAGCAGTCTGTCACGCATGCATTCCAGTTTGTGACAAACCTTTTCCTCTACAACGACCTCGTGCGCTCCACGTCCTTGCGAACAACGACTTTCTCCGACTTCTACTTGGCACAAGGGCACATTGATCCCGCTGGCGTTGCTGGCGTTGCTGGCGttgctggtgttgctggtCCCTGTGGGAACGCAGGCGATCGAGACTTGAGGCGATTCGTCTTCCCCCGACTCATCACTCGCATcacggcgggcgacctcACGGTGACGGATCAGGAGATTGCCGAGTGGGATggcgcgctgggctggctgccgaGCTTCTCGCTCGCTCCGCCGCTAGACCTGGACCCGTACGAACACATCCCTACAGCGAGTCGCGACATTGTCACGAACCCGCGGTACCGACGCCTAGAAAGCTTCACTTGCCCAAACGAGTGGATCGAGCAGAGAATAACTTCGGAACTATACCGCATCGCGGGAACCATCTACAGAAAGCAGTGCGTCGCCCGCGTGGAGGGCCCCTTTTCGACGCGCCCCTGGACAGACGATGCCTGGATGGGCAACCTCCCGCTCTGGGCGGTGCAGCTGATTGACCTGCTCCCACCAGACTCAGCGTTCCAGAACACGCTGCTGTGGCCCATTGGTATTGTAGCGAAGGAGTTGACCGCGATTCACGACGTTGAGAGGGCGAGCATTACGAGGGCCCTAGAGGCGCTGGAGAAGAGGTTCCAGATGCGACACTTTTTGCGAGCAAGGCAGCACTTGCACGCCCACTGGGCCATGTGCGATCAGGGCTATGCATTCAATGGCGGGGATATTCTCTGTGGCTAG